A single window of Athene noctua chromosome 1, bAthNoc1.hap1.1, whole genome shotgun sequence DNA harbors:
- the TRERF1 gene encoding transcriptional-regulating factor 1 isoform X1 has translation MGDQQLYKTNHTANSNENLYYQQHQMNSLPSLNHSYGTSVMDAAQASPLSPQFPQDSRDSIALPVGSKSLGSMDTSRQTSWTHSGSGNHIPVRNNLNNQSAMWSPLGQGESHDGYQYSYSQPSENRSQKITSGVLHKLDSFTQVFANQNLRIQVNNMAQVLHTESSMVDNSGDSALRQLLSQKPAVEQQPVTSSVQRYQPLPQQTHQNFASTQQKQQMQVMQHQQLYYDYQQHLSQMQMHSAFQQGQTHVQQMQSQQLLPQQMQHLQQTQYYAQPQQGHQRLAIQEIQQQQPTRQQQQRQCPMQIAQYYQTQPVMQQLQQQQQQMQLPLPPYHREPDPKTMHEPHQYSQDPSHPVQLIQLGAVPQYCYQDPHEQYRHLYPQSLLQQQQDQQKQYPSEGRAPSLNSHVGLTPPETAEDPARQEINSAGNAVPHRTLLPPSGVHLNNKSSQQDSPSAAWPQQVQLSDSRLQPLSPEQSGQNRETLPERADAKNKLMCSICLKEFKSLPALNGHMRSHGGVRASPNFKQDEGEKPPQQPLPKEVDSLAPIVMPVSVPVKLLSPEPSTQPSASTATVKDKPANSVSDDEMPVLVKMTYSPPCSPKVANPCSSSEINKKPHQSAVKLEENFKPLQDKKKYRHRPEPLFIPPPSFNFSMSHSGATLYQSQLRSPRVLGDHLLDRTHELPPYTPPPMLSPVRQGSGLFSSVITSSHSTSHAQLPLTPLTPTPRVLLCRSNSIDGSVIPVTPGPGEQTVEPRINIGSRFQADIPELQDRMLMEKDVHKATLVWKPWPELENKVFQQRVEDLLNMSCSSVLPGGGTNSEYALHSLFEAKGDIMVALEKLLLRKPVRLKCHPLANYHYAGSDKWTHQERRLFKEALSTYSKDFIFVQKMVKSKTVAQCVEYYYTWKKILRLGRKHRTRLEKKREECLTSGEEEVLEEDEEIEEDRKEEREMQKSPDPPTIPLVGPIDLPALQSLSLSSSSFICEMPNCGAVFSSRQALNGHARIHGGTNQVTKTRCTIPGTKQKSGTQSGYCSIKSSPAHSTTSGETDPTTIFPCKECGKVFFKIKSRNAHMKTHRQQEEQQRQKAQKAAVAAEMAATIARTTGPVGHSLIPLDHMSLVKHVENVGDIDEDVVQELGDVMEENEVMDADLLLDDEDADLLQDDAEL, from the exons ATGGGGGACCAGCAATTGTATAAAACTAACCATACTGCCAACAGCAATGAGAACTTATACTACCAACAACACCAAATGAACTCCCTTCCATCTCTAAATCATAGCTATGGGACATCTGTTATGGATGCTGCCCAGGCatcccctctctccccccagTTTCCCCAAGATTCAAGAGACAGTATAGCTTTGCCTGTAGGTTCAAAAAGTCTTGGGTCAATGGATACATCTAGACAAACCAGCTGGACACATTCTGGCTCAGGAAACCACATCCCAGTGAGGAACAATTTGAATAATCAAAGCGCAATGTGGAGCCCCCTCGGGCAAGGGGAGTCCCATGATGGATACCAATATTCTTACTCTCAACCCAGTGAAAATCGATCACAAAAAATTACCAGTGGGGTCCTGCATAAATTGGACTCCTTTACACAAGTATTTGCTAACCAAAATCTGAGAATTCAAGTCAACAACATGGCTCAGGTTTTGCACACCGAGTCTTCAATGGTGGATAATTCTGGTGATAGTGCACTCAGGCAGCTGCTATCCCAGAAGCCAGCAGTTGAGCAACAGCCTGTAACTTCCAGTGTACAAAGATACCAACCACTGCCACAGCAAACGCACCAGAATTTTGCAAGCACACAGCAAAAGCAACAAATGCAAGTCATGCAGCACCAACAGTTGTACTATGATTACCAGCAGCATTTATCGCAAATGCAGATGCATTCTGCGTTTCAGCAAGGACAGACGCACGTTCAGCAAATGCAGTCCCAGCAGCTCTTACCACAACAGATGCAGCACTTGCAGCAGACTCAATACTACGCTCAGCCACAGCAGGGACATCAGCGGCTCGCGATACAGGAGATCCAGCAGCAACAGCCaactcggcagcagcagcagcggcagtgTCCAATGCAAATAGCTCAGTATTACCAAACGCAACCTGTCATGCAGCAGttacagcaacagcagcaacagatgCAATTGCCACTTCCTCCATATCACAGGGAACCCGATCCAAAGACTATGCATGAACCACATCAGTACTCTCAGGATCCAAGTCATCCTGTGCAGCTTATCCAGTTGGGAGCAGTGCCTCAATATTGCTACCAAGATCCCCATGAACAGTACAGGCACTTGTACCCGCAGagtttgctgcagcagcagcaagatcAGCAGAAGCAATACCCGAGTGAGGGCAGGGCACCATCTCTGAACTCCCATGTTGGCCTCACTCCACCAGAGACTGCGGAGGATCCTGCACGGCAGGAGATTAATTCTGCAGGTAATGCTGTCCCTCATCGAACACTTTTGCCGCCCTCGGGAGTTCATCTGAACAACAAAAGTTCTCAGCAAGACTCTCCCAGCGCTGCGTGGCCTCAG CAGGTGCAACTGTCAGATAGCAGACTGCAGCCACTGTCCCCAgaacaaag tgggCAGAACAGAGAAACACTTCCTGAGAGAGCTGATGCGAAGAACAAGCTAATGTGTTCAATATGCTTGAAGGAGTTTAAGAGTTTGCCTGCTCTAAATGGTCACATGAGGTCACATGGAGGAGTGAGAGCATCTCCTAACTTCAAACAG GATGAAGGAGAGAAACCACCACAGCAGCCGCTGCCTAAAGAGGTGGATAGCCTCGCACCCATCGTCATGCCAGTGTCTGTCCCTGTAAAGCTTCTGTCACCTGAGCCCAGCACGCAGCcctctgccagcactgccacagtCAAAGACAAGCCTGCCAACTCTGTGTCAGATGATGAGATGCCCGTTCTCGTGAAGATGACTTACTCTCCACCGTGCAGTCCAAAAGTGGCCAACCCCTGCTCATCCTCT GAAATTAACAAAAAACCTCATCAAAGTGCTGTAAAATTGGAGGAAAACTTCAAGCCATTGCAGGACAAGAAGAAGTATCGGCACAGACCCGAACCTCTCTTCATACCTCCTCCTTCCTTCAACTTCAGCATGTCCCACTCTGGTGCCACTCTGTACCAGAGTCAGCTTCGCTCTCCCCGTGTCCTCGGAGATCATCTGCTAGACCGGACGCATGAGCTCCCCCCTTACACTCCGCCACCGATGCTTAGTCCAGTTCGGCAAGGGTCTGGTCTCTTCAGCAGTGTTATCACATCATCTCATAGCACCTCGCACGCTCAGCTGCCACTTACTCCACTGACACCTACTCCACGGGTGCTCCTGTGTCGGTCTA ATAGTATTGATGGAAGTGTCATTCCAGTGACACCCGGGCCTGGAGAACAGACTGTTGAACC ACGAATCAATATCGGGTCCAGGTTTCAGGCTGATATTCCTGAGCTGCAGGACAGAATGCTAATGGAGAAGGATGTACACAAGGCTACTTTGGTTTGGAAACCATGGCCAGAACTGGAGAACAAAGTCTTCCAACAAAGAG TGGAAGACCTTTTAAACATGAGCTGTTCCAGTGTGTTACCTGGTGGAGGAACTAACTCAGAATATGCTTTGCACTCTCTCTTTGAAGCGAAAGGAGATATTATG GTTGCTCTTGAGAAGCTGCTGTTGAGAAAGCCAGTGAGATTGAAGTGTCATCCTTTGGCAAATTACCACTACGCGG ggTCTGACAAATGGACACATCAAGAAAGGAGGCTGTTCAAAGAGGCACTGTCCACCTACAGCAAGGATTTCATATTTGTACAGAAAATG GTTAAGTCTAAGACGGTTGCACAATGTGTGGAATACTACTATACCTGGAAGAAAATCTTGCGTTTGGGACGGAAACACAGAACAcgtttagagaaaaaaagagaggaatgcCTG ACAAGTGGAGAAGAGGAAGTGTTAGAAGAAGATGAGGAGATTGAAgaagacagaaaggaagaaagggaaatgcaGAAGTCTCCTGACCCACCAACTATCCCCCTTGTTGGACCTATAGATCTGCCTGCTCTTCAGAGTCTTTCACTTTCTTCGTCCTCCTTCATCTGTGAAATGCCAAACTGTGGcgct GTATTCAGTTCCCGACAAGCGCTAAACGGCCATGCTCGCATTCATGGAGGTACGAATCAGGTGACAAAAACACGATGCACCATTCCAGGCACTAAGCAGAAATCTGGTACGCAGAGCGGATACTGCTCCATCAAGAGTTCACCTGCCCACAGCACAACAAGCGGCGAAACAGACCCAACAACAATTTTTCCTTGTAAGGAGTGTGGCAA ggtatttttcaaaatcaaaagcCGCAATGCTCATATGAAGACTCACAGACAACAAGAAGAACAGCAAAGGCAGAAGGCTCAGAAagctgctgtggcagcagaaATGGCAGCCACTATTGCGAGAACTACTGGGCCAGTTGGACATAGTTTGATCCCTCTGGATCACATGAGTTTGGTTAAACATGTTGAAAATGTTGGTGACATTGATGAGGATGTTGTTCAGGAGCTGGGTGATGTCATGGAAGAGAATGAAGTCATGGATGCTGACCTTTTATTGGATGATGAAGATGCAGATTTACTGCAGGATGATGCTGAGTTGTAA
- the TRERF1 gene encoding transcriptional-regulating factor 1 isoform X2: MGDQQLYKTNHTANSNENLYYQQHQMNSLPSLNHSYGTSVMDAAQASPLSPQFPQDSRDSIALPVGSKSLGSMDTSRQTSWTHSGSGNHIPVRNNLNNQSAMWSPLGQGESHDGYQYSYSQPSENRSQKITSGVLHKLDSFTQVFANQNLRIQVNNMAQVLHTESSMVDNSGDSALRQLLSQKPAVEQQPVTSSVQRYQPLPQQTHQNFASTQQKQQMQVMQHQQLYYDYQQHLSQMQMHSAFQQGQTHVQQMQSQQLLPQQMQHLQQTQYYAQPQQGHQRLAIQEIQQQQPTRQQQQRQCPMQIAQYYQTQPVMQQLQQQQQQMQLPLPPYHREPDPKTMHEPHQYSQDPSHPVQLIQLGAVPQYCYQDPHEQYRHLYPQSLLQQQQDQQKQYPSEGRAPSLNSHVGLTPPETAEDPARQEINSAGNAVPHRTLLPPSGVHLNNKSSQQDSPSAAWPQVQLSDSRLQPLSPEQSGQNRETLPERADAKNKLMCSICLKEFKSLPALNGHMRSHGGVRASPNFKQDEGEKPPQQPLPKEVDSLAPIVMPVSVPVKLLSPEPSTQPSASTATVKDKPANSVSDDEMPVLVKMTYSPPCSPKVANPCSSSEINKKPHQSAVKLEENFKPLQDKKKYRHRPEPLFIPPPSFNFSMSHSGATLYQSQLRSPRVLGDHLLDRTHELPPYTPPPMLSPVRQGSGLFSSVITSSHSTSHAQLPLTPLTPTPRVLLCRSNSIDGSVIPVTPGPGEQTVEPRINIGSRFQADIPELQDRMLMEKDVHKATLVWKPWPELENKVFQQRVEDLLNMSCSSVLPGGGTNSEYALHSLFEAKGDIMVALEKLLLRKPVRLKCHPLANYHYAGSDKWTHQERRLFKEALSTYSKDFIFVQKMVKSKTVAQCVEYYYTWKKILRLGRKHRTRLEKKREECLTSGEEEVLEEDEEIEEDRKEEREMQKSPDPPTIPLVGPIDLPALQSLSLSSSSFICEMPNCGAVFSSRQALNGHARIHGGTNQVTKTRCTIPGTKQKSGTQSGYCSIKSSPAHSTTSGETDPTTIFPCKECGKVFFKIKSRNAHMKTHRQQEEQQRQKAQKAAVAAEMAATIARTTGPVGHSLIPLDHMSLVKHVENVGDIDEDVVQELGDVMEENEVMDADLLLDDEDADLLQDDAEL, encoded by the exons ATGGGGGACCAGCAATTGTATAAAACTAACCATACTGCCAACAGCAATGAGAACTTATACTACCAACAACACCAAATGAACTCCCTTCCATCTCTAAATCATAGCTATGGGACATCTGTTATGGATGCTGCCCAGGCatcccctctctccccccagTTTCCCCAAGATTCAAGAGACAGTATAGCTTTGCCTGTAGGTTCAAAAAGTCTTGGGTCAATGGATACATCTAGACAAACCAGCTGGACACATTCTGGCTCAGGAAACCACATCCCAGTGAGGAACAATTTGAATAATCAAAGCGCAATGTGGAGCCCCCTCGGGCAAGGGGAGTCCCATGATGGATACCAATATTCTTACTCTCAACCCAGTGAAAATCGATCACAAAAAATTACCAGTGGGGTCCTGCATAAATTGGACTCCTTTACACAAGTATTTGCTAACCAAAATCTGAGAATTCAAGTCAACAACATGGCTCAGGTTTTGCACACCGAGTCTTCAATGGTGGATAATTCTGGTGATAGTGCACTCAGGCAGCTGCTATCCCAGAAGCCAGCAGTTGAGCAACAGCCTGTAACTTCCAGTGTACAAAGATACCAACCACTGCCACAGCAAACGCACCAGAATTTTGCAAGCACACAGCAAAAGCAACAAATGCAAGTCATGCAGCACCAACAGTTGTACTATGATTACCAGCAGCATTTATCGCAAATGCAGATGCATTCTGCGTTTCAGCAAGGACAGACGCACGTTCAGCAAATGCAGTCCCAGCAGCTCTTACCACAACAGATGCAGCACTTGCAGCAGACTCAATACTACGCTCAGCCACAGCAGGGACATCAGCGGCTCGCGATACAGGAGATCCAGCAGCAACAGCCaactcggcagcagcagcagcggcagtgTCCAATGCAAATAGCTCAGTATTACCAAACGCAACCTGTCATGCAGCAGttacagcaacagcagcaacagatgCAATTGCCACTTCCTCCATATCACAGGGAACCCGATCCAAAGACTATGCATGAACCACATCAGTACTCTCAGGATCCAAGTCATCCTGTGCAGCTTATCCAGTTGGGAGCAGTGCCTCAATATTGCTACCAAGATCCCCATGAACAGTACAGGCACTTGTACCCGCAGagtttgctgcagcagcagcaagatcAGCAGAAGCAATACCCGAGTGAGGGCAGGGCACCATCTCTGAACTCCCATGTTGGCCTCACTCCACCAGAGACTGCGGAGGATCCTGCACGGCAGGAGATTAATTCTGCAGGTAATGCTGTCCCTCATCGAACACTTTTGCCGCCCTCGGGAGTTCATCTGAACAACAAAAGTTCTCAGCAAGACTCTCCCAGCGCTGCGTGGCCTCAG GTGCAACTGTCAGATAGCAGACTGCAGCCACTGTCCCCAgaacaaag tgggCAGAACAGAGAAACACTTCCTGAGAGAGCTGATGCGAAGAACAAGCTAATGTGTTCAATATGCTTGAAGGAGTTTAAGAGTTTGCCTGCTCTAAATGGTCACATGAGGTCACATGGAGGAGTGAGAGCATCTCCTAACTTCAAACAG GATGAAGGAGAGAAACCACCACAGCAGCCGCTGCCTAAAGAGGTGGATAGCCTCGCACCCATCGTCATGCCAGTGTCTGTCCCTGTAAAGCTTCTGTCACCTGAGCCCAGCACGCAGCcctctgccagcactgccacagtCAAAGACAAGCCTGCCAACTCTGTGTCAGATGATGAGATGCCCGTTCTCGTGAAGATGACTTACTCTCCACCGTGCAGTCCAAAAGTGGCCAACCCCTGCTCATCCTCT GAAATTAACAAAAAACCTCATCAAAGTGCTGTAAAATTGGAGGAAAACTTCAAGCCATTGCAGGACAAGAAGAAGTATCGGCACAGACCCGAACCTCTCTTCATACCTCCTCCTTCCTTCAACTTCAGCATGTCCCACTCTGGTGCCACTCTGTACCAGAGTCAGCTTCGCTCTCCCCGTGTCCTCGGAGATCATCTGCTAGACCGGACGCATGAGCTCCCCCCTTACACTCCGCCACCGATGCTTAGTCCAGTTCGGCAAGGGTCTGGTCTCTTCAGCAGTGTTATCACATCATCTCATAGCACCTCGCACGCTCAGCTGCCACTTACTCCACTGACACCTACTCCACGGGTGCTCCTGTGTCGGTCTA ATAGTATTGATGGAAGTGTCATTCCAGTGACACCCGGGCCTGGAGAACAGACTGTTGAACC ACGAATCAATATCGGGTCCAGGTTTCAGGCTGATATTCCTGAGCTGCAGGACAGAATGCTAATGGAGAAGGATGTACACAAGGCTACTTTGGTTTGGAAACCATGGCCAGAACTGGAGAACAAAGTCTTCCAACAAAGAG TGGAAGACCTTTTAAACATGAGCTGTTCCAGTGTGTTACCTGGTGGAGGAACTAACTCAGAATATGCTTTGCACTCTCTCTTTGAAGCGAAAGGAGATATTATG GTTGCTCTTGAGAAGCTGCTGTTGAGAAAGCCAGTGAGATTGAAGTGTCATCCTTTGGCAAATTACCACTACGCGG ggTCTGACAAATGGACACATCAAGAAAGGAGGCTGTTCAAAGAGGCACTGTCCACCTACAGCAAGGATTTCATATTTGTACAGAAAATG GTTAAGTCTAAGACGGTTGCACAATGTGTGGAATACTACTATACCTGGAAGAAAATCTTGCGTTTGGGACGGAAACACAGAACAcgtttagagaaaaaaagagaggaatgcCTG ACAAGTGGAGAAGAGGAAGTGTTAGAAGAAGATGAGGAGATTGAAgaagacagaaaggaagaaagggaaatgcaGAAGTCTCCTGACCCACCAACTATCCCCCTTGTTGGACCTATAGATCTGCCTGCTCTTCAGAGTCTTTCACTTTCTTCGTCCTCCTTCATCTGTGAAATGCCAAACTGTGGcgct GTATTCAGTTCCCGACAAGCGCTAAACGGCCATGCTCGCATTCATGGAGGTACGAATCAGGTGACAAAAACACGATGCACCATTCCAGGCACTAAGCAGAAATCTGGTACGCAGAGCGGATACTGCTCCATCAAGAGTTCACCTGCCCACAGCACAACAAGCGGCGAAACAGACCCAACAACAATTTTTCCTTGTAAGGAGTGTGGCAA ggtatttttcaaaatcaaaagcCGCAATGCTCATATGAAGACTCACAGACAACAAGAAGAACAGCAAAGGCAGAAGGCTCAGAAagctgctgtggcagcagaaATGGCAGCCACTATTGCGAGAACTACTGGGCCAGTTGGACATAGTTTGATCCCTCTGGATCACATGAGTTTGGTTAAACATGTTGAAAATGTTGGTGACATTGATGAGGATGTTGTTCAGGAGCTGGGTGATGTCATGGAAGAGAATGAAGTCATGGATGCTGACCTTTTATTGGATGATGAAGATGCAGATTTACTGCAGGATGATGCTGAGTTGTAA
- the MRPS10 gene encoding small ribosomal subunit protein uS10m isoform X3, translating into MADEAALLLPGRRVGAETRWRPGGCGGGSVRNTDLMGARLAGSHVDTQGPKTNPLVSISDEPETLYKRVSLLVKGHDKAVLDSYEYFAVLAAEELGISVEKVYKPPKTIERLTLLKSVHIYKKHRVQYEMRTHYMCLELKYLTSSTAAVYLEYVQRNLPEGVAMEVKKTKIEKIPEHIREPVWDTLPHAEETEVKS; encoded by the exons ATGGCGGATGAGGCCGCTCTTCTCCTTCCGGGCCGGCGGGTTGGGGCGGAGACAAGATGGCGGCCGGGTGGCTGTGGCGGCGGCTCTGTCAG AAACACTGACTTGATGGGAGCACGGCTGGCTGGATCCCATGTTGATACACAGGGGCCTAAGACTAATCCTTTG gtATCTATTTCAGATGAGCCAGAAACACTGTACAAGAGGGTGTCCCTTCTAGTTAAAGGCCACGATAAAGCTGTGTTGGACAGCTATGAATATTTTGCAGTGCTTGCAGCTGAAGAACTTGGCATCTCTGTTGAAAAAGT ATATAAACCTCCAAAGACAATAGAACGATTGacacttttaaaatctgtacaCATTTACAAGAAGCACAGAGTTCAGTATGAAATGAGAACACATTACATGTGTTTGGAG ttaaAATACCTAACAAGCAGTACTGCTGCAGTTTACTTGGAGTATGTTCAACGAAACTTACCTGAAGGGGTTGCCATGGAAGTTAAAAAG aCTAAGATAGAGAAGATACCTGAACACATTCGAGAACCAGTTTGGGATACACTACCTCACGCAGAAGAAACTGAAGTCAAGTCATAA
- the MRPS10 gene encoding small ribosomal subunit protein uS10m isoform X1, giving the protein MRPLFSFRAGGLGRRQDGGRVAVAAALSGGGSAFSVNYASRILQKQCFFLNTDLMGARLAGSHVDTQGPKTNPLVSISDEPETLYKRVSLLVKGHDKAVLDSYEYFAVLAAEELGISVEKVYKPPKTIERLTLLKSVHIYKKHRVQYEMRTHYMCLELKYLTSSTAAVYLEYVQRNLPEGVAMEVKKTKIEKIPEHIREPVWDTLPHAEETEVKS; this is encoded by the exons ATGAGGCCGCTCTTCTCCTTCCGGGCCGGCGGGTTGGGGCGGAGACAAGATGGCGGCCGGGTGGCTGTGGCGGCGGCTCTGTCAGGTGGG GGATCAGCTTTTTCTGTCAATTATGCAAGCAGAATTCTGCAAAagcagtgtttttttct AAACACTGACTTGATGGGAGCACGGCTGGCTGGATCCCATGTTGATACACAGGGGCCTAAGACTAATCCTTTG gtATCTATTTCAGATGAGCCAGAAACACTGTACAAGAGGGTGTCCCTTCTAGTTAAAGGCCACGATAAAGCTGTGTTGGACAGCTATGAATATTTTGCAGTGCTTGCAGCTGAAGAACTTGGCATCTCTGTTGAAAAAGT ATATAAACCTCCAAAGACAATAGAACGATTGacacttttaaaatctgtacaCATTTACAAGAAGCACAGAGTTCAGTATGAAATGAGAACACATTACATGTGTTTGGAG ttaaAATACCTAACAAGCAGTACTGCTGCAGTTTACTTGGAGTATGTTCAACGAAACTTACCTGAAGGGGTTGCCATGGAAGTTAAAAAG aCTAAGATAGAGAAGATACCTGAACACATTCGAGAACCAGTTTGGGATACACTACCTCACGCAGAAGAAACTGAAGTCAAGTCATAA
- the MRPS10 gene encoding small ribosomal subunit protein uS10m isoform X2 codes for MAAGWLWRRLCQGSAFSVNYASRILQKQCFFLNTDLMGARLAGSHVDTQGPKTNPLVSISDEPETLYKRVSLLVKGHDKAVLDSYEYFAVLAAEELGISVEKVYKPPKTIERLTLLKSVHIYKKHRVQYEMRTHYMCLELKYLTSSTAAVYLEYVQRNLPEGVAMEVKKTKIEKIPEHIREPVWDTLPHAEETEVKS; via the exons ATGGCGGCCGGGTGGCTGTGGCGGCGGCTCTGTCAG GGATCAGCTTTTTCTGTCAATTATGCAAGCAGAATTCTGCAAAagcagtgtttttttct AAACACTGACTTGATGGGAGCACGGCTGGCTGGATCCCATGTTGATACACAGGGGCCTAAGACTAATCCTTTG gtATCTATTTCAGATGAGCCAGAAACACTGTACAAGAGGGTGTCCCTTCTAGTTAAAGGCCACGATAAAGCTGTGTTGGACAGCTATGAATATTTTGCAGTGCTTGCAGCTGAAGAACTTGGCATCTCTGTTGAAAAAGT ATATAAACCTCCAAAGACAATAGAACGATTGacacttttaaaatctgtacaCATTTACAAGAAGCACAGAGTTCAGTATGAAATGAGAACACATTACATGTGTTTGGAG ttaaAATACCTAACAAGCAGTACTGCTGCAGTTTACTTGGAGTATGTTCAACGAAACTTACCTGAAGGGGTTGCCATGGAAGTTAAAAAG aCTAAGATAGAGAAGATACCTGAACACATTCGAGAACCAGTTTGGGATACACTACCTCACGCAGAAGAAACTGAAGTCAAGTCATAA